Proteins found in one Homalodisca vitripennis isolate AUS2020 chromosome 4, UT_GWSS_2.1, whole genome shotgun sequence genomic segment:
- the LOC124360956 gene encoding E3 ubiquitin-protein ligase RNF126-like — protein sequence MESWDQVIPTVSITQNHVNTNLQCTVCCENFKVRESASLLECAHMFHPSCIHPWLRLKTTCPVCRHDLQAREEDNSDPEVTFSDGDMQAQEDNQLSTEDSSQSEISTSSSSSDGELQNYDDPQLSTEEDDSSLEISTSESSLDDELQIRANEQILIEENDLEMSALNSSSDEVYWI from the coding sequence ATGGAGTCTTGGGACCAAGTTATTCCGACGGTATCCATCACGCAGAACCATGTCAACACCAACCTGCAGTGCACCGTGTGCTGTGAAAACTTCAAGGTGCGAGAATCGGCAAGCCTGCTAGAGTGTGCTCACATGTTCCACCCTTCGTGCATCCACCCTTGGCTGCGGCTCAAAACCACCTGTCCCGTCTGCCGCCACGATTTGCAGGCCCGGGAGGAAGATAACTCTGACCCCGAAGTGACCTTCTCTGACGGTGACATGCAGGCCCAGGAGGATAACCAACTTTCCACAGAAGATAGCTCTCAATCGGAAATTTCTACTTCAAGTTCTTCCTCGGACGGCGAACTGCAAAACTACGACGATCCCCAGCTCTCCACCGAGGAGGATGACTCCAGCCTGGAAATCTCTACCTCAGAATCCTCGTTGGATGATGAATTACAGATCCGGGCGAATGAGCAGATCTTAATAGAGGAGAATGACTTGGAAATGTCCGCCTTAAATTCCTCCTCTGATGAAGTATATTGGATCTGA